In one Streptomyces sp. NBC_01241 genomic region, the following are encoded:
- a CDS encoding ATP-binding protein yields MEALTTPQPPFTVRVFAQRFSSTPRGARLARHLALHVLHDWGIPYRSDASEAAALIVAELAANAATHGRVPGRDFEVRLTHAPGDTDALGVLRIEVGDTRGEARPPGPGELVAPPPGSGSGNGLIIVEALADRWAVLDRVPLGKTVRAELDLLY; encoded by the coding sequence ATGGAAGCACTCACCACCCCCCAACCGCCGTTCACCGTACGTGTGTTCGCGCAACGCTTCAGCTCGACGCCGCGCGGGGCGAGGCTCGCCCGTCATCTGGCACTGCACGTGCTGCACGACTGGGGCATCCCGTACCGCAGTGACGCATCGGAGGCGGCGGCGTTGATCGTCGCCGAGCTGGCCGCGAACGCGGCAACGCACGGCCGGGTGCCGGGTCGCGACTTCGAGGTGCGGCTGACCCACGCGCCGGGCGATACGGACGCGCTCGGCGTCCTGCGGATCGAGGTCGGCGATACGCGGGGCGAGGCCCGCCCGCCGGGGCCGGGGGAACTGGTGGCGCCGCCGCCCGGTTCCGGCAGCGGGAACGGGCTGATCATTGTCGAGGCCCTGGCCGACCGGTGGGCGGTGCTGGACCGCGTGCCGCTCGGCAAGACGGTCCGCGCCGAGCTGGACCTGCTGTACTGA
- a CDS encoding DUF2690 domain-containing protein, giving the protein MVRAHITTAVATMAAVGALVVPSVQADAAPQPRTDVGAHAQSVASGGCKGSSCTGKNPHSTKCDQGAKTLDRVKSAGGGPEVQLRMSAKCSAAWAYVPKGFDGFRFRLQVNKGVTYVESASFNRVMYTPMVWSSYRYRACVEHFDGAGGDWACTKWH; this is encoded by the coding sequence ATGGTACGCGCGCACATCACGACTGCGGTGGCCACGATGGCGGCGGTGGGGGCTCTGGTGGTGCCGTCGGTGCAGGCCGACGCGGCGCCACAGCCCAGGACCGACGTAGGGGCCCATGCGCAGTCGGTGGCCTCCGGCGGGTGCAAGGGGTCGTCCTGCACGGGGAAGAACCCGCACTCCACGAAGTGTGACCAGGGAGCGAAGACCCTCGACCGGGTCAAGTCGGCCGGTGGCGGTCCCGAGGTCCAGTTGCGGATGTCGGCCAAGTGCAGTGCAGCCTGGGCGTACGTCCCCAAGGGCTTCGACGGGTTCCGCTTCCGGCTCCAGGTCAACAAGGGTGTGACGTACGTGGAGTCCGCGTCATTCAACCGTGTCATGTATACCCCCATGGTGTGGTCCAGCTACCGGTACCGGGCGTGCGTCGAGCACTTCGACGGTGCCGGCGGAGACTGGGCGTGCACCAAGTGGCACTGA
- a CDS encoding TIGR03668 family PPOX class F420-dependent oxidoreductase, with product MPALTSAEARARFAAARIAHLATADAEGRPHLVPVVFALDGDTVLLAVDDKPKRTARLKRLANIAANPSVCLLIDHYEEEWDRLWWARADGEACVLPPPDRSPEAARGIGLLTAKYEQYAGRPPGGPVVRVSVLRWSGWRAA from the coding sequence ATGCCCGCCCTGACGAGTGCTGAGGCACGGGCGAGATTCGCCGCGGCGCGCATCGCCCACCTTGCGACGGCCGACGCGGAGGGCCGCCCGCACCTGGTTCCGGTGGTGTTCGCCCTGGACGGTGACACGGTGCTGCTGGCCGTGGACGACAAACCGAAGCGGACGGCACGGCTGAAACGCCTGGCCAACATCGCCGCCAACCCGTCGGTCTGCCTGCTCATCGACCACTACGAGGAGGAGTGGGACCGCCTGTGGTGGGCCCGGGCCGATGGTGAAGCGTGCGTGCTCCCGCCGCCGGACCGGTCCCCCGAGGCGGCCCGCGGCATCGGCCTGCTCACGGCGAAATACGAGCAGTACGCCGGCCGGCCACCCGGCGGACCGGTGGTCAGAGTTTCCGTTCTGCGCTGGAGCGGCTGGCGCGCGGCGTGA
- the tdh gene encoding L-threonine 3-dehydrogenase, whose translation MKALVKQKAEPGLWLMDVPEPEIGPSDVLIKVLRTGICGTDLHIRNYDGWAQQAVRTPLILGHEFVGEVAETGADVVDINVGDLVSGEGHLVCGKCRNCLAGRRHLCRSTLGLGVGRDGAFAEYVALPASNVWVHRAPVDLDVAAIFDPFGNAVHTALSFPLVGEDVLITGAGPIGIMAAAVARHAGARNVVITDVSEARLELARKIGVSLALNVSEETIFDGQKRLGLREGFDIGLEMSGRPEAMRHMIENMTHGGRIAMLGLPSEEFPVDWSRIVTSMITIKGIYGREMYETWYAMSVLLEGGLDLAPVITGRYGYRDFEAAFDDAASGRGGKVILDWTS comes from the coding sequence GTGAAGGCACTCGTGAAGCAGAAGGCCGAGCCGGGACTCTGGCTGATGGACGTGCCCGAGCCGGAGATCGGCCCCTCGGACGTACTGATCAAGGTGCTCCGCACCGGCATCTGCGGCACCGACCTGCACATCCGGAACTACGACGGCTGGGCCCAGCAGGCCGTACGCACCCCGCTCATCCTCGGACACGAGTTCGTCGGCGAGGTCGCGGAGACCGGCGCCGATGTCGTCGACATCAACGTCGGCGACCTGGTCAGCGGCGAGGGCCACCTGGTCTGCGGCAAGTGCCGCAACTGTCTGGCCGGGCGCCGTCACCTGTGCCGCTCCACGCTCGGGCTCGGCGTCGGCCGGGACGGGGCGTTCGCCGAGTACGTCGCCCTGCCCGCGTCCAACGTGTGGGTGCACCGGGCCCCCGTCGACCTCGACGTCGCCGCGATCTTCGACCCGTTCGGCAACGCCGTGCACACCGCGCTGTCGTTCCCGCTGGTCGGCGAGGACGTCCTGATCACCGGCGCCGGACCGATCGGCATCATGGCCGCGGCGGTCGCCCGGCACGCCGGCGCCCGCAACGTCGTCATCACCGACGTCAGCGAGGCCCGGCTGGAACTGGCCCGGAAGATCGGCGTCAGCCTCGCTCTCAACGTCAGCGAGGAGACCATCTTCGACGGACAGAAGCGCCTCGGCCTGCGCGAGGGCTTCGACATCGGCCTGGAGATGTCCGGACGGCCCGAGGCGATGCGCCACATGATCGAGAACATGACGCACGGCGGCCGGATCGCCATGCTCGGGCTCCCGTCCGAGGAGTTCCCCGTCGACTGGTCCCGCATCGTCACCTCGATGATCACCATCAAGGGCATCTACGGCCGCGAGATGTACGAGACCTGGTACGCCATGTCCGTACTGCTGGAGGGCGGCCTCGATCTCGCCCCCGTGATCACCGGCCGGTACGGCTACCGCGACTTCGAGGCGGCCTTCGACGACGCGGCGAGCGGCCGCGGCGGCAAGGTCATCCTCGACTGGACCTCCTGA
- a CDS encoding glycine C-acetyltransferase, with protein sequence MFDSVRDDMRTTLDEIRAAGLHKPERVIGTPQSATVAVTAGGRPGEVLNFCANNYLGLADHPEVIAAAHEALDRWGYGMASVRFICGTQEVHKELEQRLSTFLGQEDTILYSSCFDANGGVFETVLGPDDAVISDALNHASIIDGIRLSKAKRFRYANRDMADLETQLKEASGARRRLVVTDGVFSMDGYVAPLREICDLAERYDAMVMVDDSHAVGFVGPGGRGTPELHDVMDRVDIITGTLGKALGGASGGYVAARAEIVALLRQRSRPYLFSNTLAPVIAAASLKVLDLLEAAGDLRERLNANTTLFRSRMTEEGFDILPGDHAIAPVMIGDAAKAGRMAELLLERGVYVIGFSYPVVPQGAARIRVQLSAAHSTADVNRVVDAFVDARAALGQ encoded by the coding sequence ATGTTCGACTCCGTACGCGACGACATGCGTACCACCCTCGACGAGATCCGGGCCGCCGGACTGCACAAGCCCGAGCGCGTGATCGGCACCCCGCAGTCCGCGACCGTCGCCGTCACCGCGGGCGGACGCCCCGGCGAGGTGCTCAACTTCTGTGCCAACAACTACCTGGGCCTCGCCGACCACCCCGAGGTGATCGCCGCCGCCCACGAGGCGCTCGACCGCTGGGGCTACGGCATGGCCTCGGTCCGCTTCATCTGCGGCACCCAGGAGGTCCACAAGGAGCTGGAGCAGCGGCTCTCCACGTTCCTCGGCCAGGAGGACACGATCCTCTACTCCTCCTGCTTCGACGCCAACGGAGGCGTCTTCGAAACCGTCCTCGGCCCGGACGACGCGGTCATCTCCGACGCCCTCAACCACGCCTCCATCATCGACGGCATCCGCCTCTCCAAGGCCAAGCGCTTCCGCTACGCCAACCGCGACATGGCCGACCTGGAGACGCAGCTCAAGGAGGCGTCCGGGGCCCGGCGCCGGCTCGTCGTCACCGACGGCGTCTTCTCCATGGACGGATACGTCGCCCCGCTGCGCGAGATCTGCGACCTGGCCGAGCGCTACGACGCGATGGTCATGGTCGACGACTCGCACGCCGTCGGCTTCGTCGGTCCCGGCGGCCGCGGCACGCCCGAGCTGCACGACGTGATGGACCGCGTCGACATCATCACCGGCACCCTCGGCAAGGCGCTCGGCGGCGCGTCCGGCGGCTACGTCGCGGCCCGCGCCGAGATCGTCGCGCTGCTGCGCCAGCGCTCCCGCCCGTACCTCTTCTCCAACACCCTCGCCCCGGTCATCGCGGCGGCCTCGCTCAAGGTCCTGGACCTGCTGGAGGCGGCCGGCGACCTGCGCGAGCGGCTCAATGCCAACACCACGCTCTTCCGTAGCCGGATGACCGAGGAAGGCTTCGACATCCTGCCCGGCGACCACGCCATCGCCCCCGTCATGATCGGGGACGCGGCGAAGGCAGGCCGGATGGCGGAGCTGCTCCTGGAGCGTGGTGTGTACGTGATCGGGTTCTCGTACCCGGTCGTCCCGCAGGGCGCGGCCCGCATCCGCGTCCAGCTCTCCGCCGCGCACTCCACGGCGGACGTGAACCGGGTCGTGGACGCGTTCGTCGACGCGCGGGCCGCGCTGGGGCAGTAG
- a CDS encoding LysR family transcriptional regulator, protein MIDARRLRILRAVADHRTVTAAAAALYLTPSAVSQQLAALEQETGHRLVERNARGARLTAAGEILLTHANAVLAQLERAEAELAAYGAGDAGTVTVAAFATGIGLVLAPAIAELTLTAPGIRVRVQDAEGDASVPMVLDRQVDVAVAVEYRGAPGEDDRRLTRVPLYSEPFDAVLPVGHRLAGQEQVAIADLEKDPWIGPYPGNPCHDVVVLACEFAGFQPRLEHSSDDFRAVVALAGAGAGVALVPRSALRGMDLTEVVVRPVEGSAPTRRVFAAVRHGAEGHPLIAPVLDALAGAAGGVAGRSHV, encoded by the coding sequence ATGATCGATGCACGGCGGCTGCGCATTCTTCGTGCGGTGGCGGACCACCGTACGGTGACTGCCGCAGCCGCCGCGCTGTATCTCACGCCCTCCGCGGTCTCCCAGCAGCTCGCCGCGCTGGAGCAGGAGACGGGACACCGGCTGGTCGAACGCAACGCACGCGGCGCCCGGCTCACGGCCGCCGGCGAGATCCTGCTCACCCACGCCAATGCCGTCCTGGCTCAGCTGGAACGGGCCGAGGCGGAGCTCGCCGCGTACGGCGCGGGGGACGCCGGTACGGTCACGGTCGCCGCGTTCGCCACCGGCATCGGCCTGGTCCTCGCCCCCGCGATCGCCGAGCTGACCCTCACCGCGCCCGGCATCCGGGTCCGCGTCCAGGACGCCGAGGGCGACGCGAGTGTGCCGATGGTGCTGGACCGGCAGGTCGATGTCGCGGTCGCCGTGGAGTACCGGGGCGCGCCGGGCGAGGACGACCGGCGGCTGACCCGGGTGCCGCTGTACTCGGAGCCGTTCGACGCGGTGCTGCCGGTCGGGCATCGGCTGGCCGGCCAGGAACAGGTGGCGATCGCCGACCTGGAGAAGGACCCGTGGATCGGCCCGTACCCCGGCAACCCCTGCCATGACGTGGTGGTCCTGGCCTGCGAGTTCGCCGGGTTCCAGCCGAGGCTGGAGCACTCCTCGGACGACTTCCGCGCGGTGGTCGCGCTGGCCGGTGCGGGCGCCGGGGTGGCGCTGGTGCCGCGGTCCGCGCTGCGCGGAATGGACCTCACGGAAGTGGTGGTCCGGCCGGTGGAGGGCAGCGCGCCGACCCGCCGGGTCTTCGCCGCGGTGCGGCACGGCGCGGAGGGGCATCCGCTGATCGCGCCGGTGCTCGACGCGCTGGCGGGGGCGGCGGGCGGTGTGGCGGGTCGAAGTCACGTCTGA
- a CDS encoding ABC transporter permease — MSERTGTSTSTAAGTRTGTGTGTGTGTRRSRTDVRQGVRRASAFLARRSLKTHRRAWAAVFVATTAAAALIGAFAFVLGSLLPAQPPVERYAGADAVVAADQKVTYTAKPWGSEPKTATTYLSERVRLDRSVVRKAAAADGVAKAVADDSVPVTVSGGSTGPGAPGGAGAASAVGRSWESAVLTPYRLTDGHAPRTSSEVVIDRALAAAAGSKPGSHVTLQFDGAPRVYTVSGVADTAHRGAAPAVFFTEQRLTALAGHPGTVDAIGIVAEKGVPAGTLRASLAAALPDRAHGDRGIRVLTGSERGQAEYVGALGARGDLLPLLASITGTVLMVALLVIATTLSQAVHQRSGELALLRAVGATPRQLRSAVGREVSRVTGVAAVLGGIGGVPLGLLMRSLLTTDPLPLPVPVWLPFAAGATAAVLVALAARPVSMLAARSITRLRPAAALSAARAPESDEPGRVRTVFGVVLAVAGAGSAGAATAQGGQAAAVAASGAATSLIIAVALLGPWIARVAVRVLGTPVRRLGGVSGFLAARSATAHHRRLGAAITPIVLVVAFVCVQLAAGTTLERAAGRQAADALRADLVVTGPAAGIPSDAAEAVRRAPGVSAATGLLRSTVVLSHREAGDPALDSFPVLGVTADQLSGTLDPRVTAGDPADLTGRGTVAVGKDRADDLGAGVGDTVRLRLGDGTQVRLRVVALYERSLGLGEFMLPRETLAAHVSAPRDQQILVRSTDGDAASAVRRALAPYEGVRVRAATADDVRISPSSSDQDDALIIIGVGVIGGFALLAVVSTLALITVGRRPEFRLLRLVGAGRGQLLRMRVLETGLVTVAGLTIGTLVAAIPLLAFALTTTGSLPYLPPAQYGVLTLTVTAAAAAGTLLPGARGGRFQNAVDRQ; from the coding sequence ATGAGCGAGCGTACGGGTACATCCACGAGTACGGCTGCGGGCACACGCACGGGTACAGGCACGGGTACAGGTACGGGCACGCGTAGGTCGCGCACCGATGTGCGGCAGGGGGTGCGGCGGGCGTCGGCGTTCCTCGCCCGGCGTTCGCTGAAGACCCATCGCCGGGCGTGGGCGGCGGTGTTCGTGGCGACGACGGCCGCCGCCGCGCTGATCGGCGCGTTCGCCTTCGTCCTGGGTTCGCTGCTGCCGGCGCAGCCGCCGGTGGAGCGCTATGCGGGGGCCGACGCGGTGGTGGCGGCCGATCAGAAGGTGACGTACACGGCGAAGCCGTGGGGCAGTGAGCCGAAGACCGCCACGACGTATCTGTCCGAACGGGTCCGCCTCGACCGCTCGGTGGTGCGGAAGGCGGCCGCCGCCGACGGGGTCGCGAAGGCGGTCGCGGACGACTCGGTGCCGGTGACCGTGAGCGGCGGGAGCACCGGGCCCGGCGCACCCGGCGGGGCGGGCGCGGCTTCGGCTGTCGGACGGTCCTGGGAGTCCGCCGTGCTCACTCCGTACCGGCTGACGGACGGACACGCGCCGAGGACGTCCTCCGAGGTGGTCATCGACCGCGCGCTGGCGGCAGCGGCCGGAAGCAAGCCCGGCAGCCATGTGACATTGCAGTTCGACGGGGCACCCCGCGTGTACACCGTGAGCGGCGTCGCCGACACCGCGCACCGGGGCGCCGCCCCCGCCGTCTTCTTCACCGAGCAGCGGCTGACGGCCCTGGCCGGACACCCCGGCACGGTCGACGCCATCGGCATCGTCGCCGAGAAGGGCGTCCCGGCCGGCACGCTGCGGGCGTCACTGGCAGCGGCGCTGCCCGACCGCGCGCACGGCGACCGCGGGATCCGGGTCCTCACCGGCTCGGAGCGCGGGCAGGCCGAGTACGTCGGCGCGCTCGGCGCCCGCGGCGATCTGCTGCCCCTGCTCGCCTCCATCACCGGGACCGTCCTCATGGTGGCGCTCCTGGTGATCGCGACCACCCTGTCCCAGGCCGTCCACCAGCGCTCCGGCGAACTGGCGTTGCTGCGCGCGGTCGGGGCGACGCCCCGGCAGCTCAGGTCGGCCGTCGGACGTGAGGTGAGCCGGGTGACCGGCGTCGCGGCGGTGCTGGGCGGAATCGGTGGCGTACCGCTGGGTCTGCTGATGCGGTCGCTGCTGACCACGGACCCGCTGCCGCTGCCCGTGCCGGTGTGGCTGCCGTTCGCCGCGGGGGCCACGGCCGCGGTGCTCGTCGCGCTCGCGGCGCGTCCGGTGTCGATGCTCGCCGCCAGGTCCATCACCCGGCTGCGGCCCGCCGCCGCCCTGAGCGCGGCACGGGCGCCGGAGTCGGACGAGCCGGGGCGGGTGCGTACGGTCTTTGGAGTGGTGCTGGCCGTGGCGGGTGCCGGTTCGGCGGGCGCGGCTACGGCGCAGGGCGGACAGGCCGCCGCGGTGGCCGCCTCGGGTGCGGCGACCTCGCTGATCATCGCGGTGGCGCTGCTCGGCCCGTGGATCGCCCGGGTGGCGGTGCGGGTACTCGGTACGCCGGTACGGCGTTTGGGCGGGGTCTCCGGCTTCCTGGCCGCCAGGTCCGCCACCGCGCACCATCGGCGGCTCGGTGCGGCGATCACCCCGATCGTGCTGGTCGTCGCGTTCGTCTGCGTGCAACTGGCGGCGGGCACCACGCTGGAACGGGCCGCCGGCCGGCAGGCCGCGGACGCCCTGCGGGCGGACCTGGTGGTGACCGGCCCCGCCGCCGGCATCCCTTCGGACGCGGCCGAGGCCGTCCGCCGGGCCCCCGGGGTGTCCGCCGCGACGGGCCTGCTGCGCTCGACCGTCGTCCTCTCCCACCGGGAGGCCGGCGACCCCGCGCTGGACAGCTTTCCGGTGCTGGGCGTCACGGCGGACCAGCTGTCCGGCACCCTCGATCCCCGGGTGACGGCGGGCGATCCGGCCGACCTCACCGGCCGGGGCACGGTCGCGGTCGGCAAGGACCGGGCCGACGACCTCGGCGCCGGTGTCGGCGACACGGTGCGGCTGCGCCTCGGGGACGGTACGCAGGTCCGGCTGCGGGTGGTGGCCCTCTACGAACGGTCCCTGGGGCTGGGCGAGTTCATGCTGCCCCGCGAGACGCTGGCCGCGCACGTCTCGGCACCGCGCGACCAGCAGATCCTGGTCCGCTCGACGGACGGCGACGCCGCGTCGGCCGTGCGGCGTGCGCTTGCGCCGTACGAAGGGGTGCGGGTCCGTGCCGCGACGGCCGACGACGTCCGCATCAGCCCGTCGTCCTCGGACCAGGACGACGCCCTGATCATCATCGGCGTCGGAGTGATCGGCGGCTTCGCGCTGCTCGCTGTGGTCAGCACCCTGGCCCTGATCACGGTCGGCCGCCGCCCGGAATTCCGCCTGCTGCGGCTGGTCGGCGCGGGGCGCGGCCAGCTGCTGCGGATGCGGGTCCTGGAGACGGGTCTGGTGACGGTGGCAGGCCTGACGATCGGCACGCTGGTCGCGGCGATCCCCCTCCTCGCGTTCGCCCTTACCACTACGGGCTCGCTGCCGTACCTTCCGCCGGCCCAGTACGGAGTACTCACACTGACCGTGACGGCGGCCGCGGCGGCGGGCACGCTGCTGCCGGGGGCGCGGGGCGGCCGGTTCCAGAATGCGGTCGACCGTCAGTGA
- a CDS encoding ABC transporter ATP-binding protein: protein MRATALSLESVSRRYGRRGDRETVALDAVSCAVQAGSFTAVVGPSGSGKSTFLQCAAGLDRPTSGTVRVGGTDLGALSEAALTRLRRDRIGFVFQSHALNLVPSLNIEENVVLPLVLAGADPAAERVLARGRDLLARVGLAGRGAQDPATLSGGQQQRVAVARALVTEPDVIFADEPTASLDPESATLVLGLLRDAVRIDGRTVVMVTHDPVAASWADAVLTMDGGRLR, encoded by the coding sequence ATGCGGGCGACCGCACTGAGTCTGGAGTCGGTGAGCCGACGTTACGGGCGCCGCGGCGACCGGGAGACGGTCGCGCTCGACGCGGTGAGCTGCGCGGTCCAGGCCGGAAGCTTCACCGCGGTGGTGGGCCCCTCGGGATCGGGGAAGAGCACGTTCCTGCAGTGCGCGGCGGGCCTGGACCGTCCGACATCGGGGACGGTACGGGTCGGGGGCACGGATCTCGGCGCGCTGTCCGAGGCCGCGCTGACCCGGCTGCGCCGGGACCGCATCGGTTTCGTCTTCCAGTCGCACGCCCTGAATCTGGTGCCTTCGCTGAACATCGAGGAGAACGTCGTGCTGCCGCTGGTACTGGCGGGCGCCGATCCGGCGGCCGAGCGGGTGCTGGCCCGCGGCCGGGACCTGCTGGCCCGGGTCGGCCTGGCGGGACGCGGCGCGCAGGACCCCGCGACGCTCTCGGGCGGCCAGCAGCAGCGGGTCGCGGTGGCGCGGGCGCTGGTGACCGAGCCCGATGTGATCTTCGCGGACGAGCCGACGGCGTCCCTGGACCCGGAGTCGGCGACGCTGGTGCTCGGTCTGCTGCGGGACGCGGTACGGATCGACGGCCGTACGGTCGTCATGGTCACCCATGATCCGGTGGCGGCGAGCTGGGCGGACGCCGTGCTGACGATGGACGGCGGCCGACTGCGATGA
- a CDS encoding sensor histidine kinase, with product MSITPAPLTVAIRRSWDASRYLFVGVGMGLIAYLGTFLVVAVLMFAVVVVGLPALPEAAKVLRRFAEFERRRAAARLGVPFTPTPYPPLDGGELSERVRRVLTDPTVWRDALWLPLQALMGNVLGYFAMVLWPVGLLVDGVVLPVVHLLDRRSTDEYGTPQPVRQGLMLRWHPVLADLSASWTRSLLTVSPSTALAERIAQLTESRAGAVEAHGAELRRIERDLHDGAQARIVALSMRIGLAKQLLDRDPAAARIRLDEAQDGAEAALAELRHVVRGIHPPVLTDRGLAGAVRALAADVSVPVAAELDGVEDGRRLPAAIEAAAYFVIAEALTNISKHSGATAARIGIDRGPGILRVVIGDNGHGGADERAGSGLVGIRRRIAALDGTTRMSSPTGGPTEIEVELPCGS from the coding sequence ATGAGCATCACTCCCGCCCCGCTGACGGTCGCCATCCGGCGTTCGTGGGACGCCTCGCGCTATCTGTTCGTCGGCGTCGGGATGGGGCTGATCGCGTATCTGGGCACCTTCCTGGTGGTGGCGGTCCTGATGTTCGCCGTCGTGGTCGTCGGGCTGCCCGCACTGCCCGAGGCCGCCAAAGTGCTGCGCCGCTTCGCGGAGTTCGAGCGGCGCAGGGCGGCCGCGCGGCTCGGCGTCCCGTTCACGCCGACGCCGTATCCGCCGCTGGACGGTGGTGAACTCTCCGAGCGGGTACGGCGCGTCCTCACCGATCCGACGGTCTGGCGCGACGCGCTCTGGCTGCCGCTCCAGGCGCTCATGGGCAACGTCCTCGGCTACTTCGCGATGGTGCTGTGGCCGGTCGGCCTCCTCGTCGACGGGGTCGTCCTGCCCGTCGTGCACCTGCTGGACAGACGCAGCACCGACGAGTACGGGACGCCGCAGCCCGTGCGACAAGGACTCATGCTGCGGTGGCATCCCGTCCTCGCCGATCTGTCGGCGAGCTGGACCCGTTCCCTGCTCACCGTCTCGCCGTCCACCGCGCTCGCCGAGCGGATCGCCCAGCTGACCGAGAGCCGGGCCGGAGCGGTCGAGGCGCACGGCGCCGAACTGCGGCGGATCGAACGGGATCTGCACGACGGCGCCCAGGCCAGGATCGTCGCGCTGTCCATGCGGATCGGCCTCGCCAAACAGCTCCTGGACCGTGACCCGGCCGCCGCGCGCATCCGCCTCGACGAGGCGCAGGACGGTGCGGAGGCGGCCCTCGCGGAACTGCGGCACGTGGTGCGCGGCATCCATCCGCCCGTCCTGACGGACCGCGGGCTGGCCGGAGCGGTACGGGCGTTGGCCGCCGATGTCAGCGTGCCCGTCGCCGCGGAGCTCGACGGCGTGGAGGACGGGCGCCGGCTGCCGGCCGCGATCGAGGCCGCCGCCTACTTCGTGATCGCCGAGGCCCTCACCAACATCAGCAAACACAGCGGCGCGACTGCCGCGAGGATAGGCATCGACCGCGGCCCCGGCATCCTGCGGGTGGTCATCGGCGACAATGGGCACGGCGGTGCGGACGAACGCGCCGGGAGCGGACTGGTCGGAATCAGGCGGCGGATCGCCGCCCTCGACGGCACCACCCGCATGAGCAGCCCCACCGGGGGGCCGACGGAAATCGAAGTGGAGCTGCCGTGCGGATCGTGA
- a CDS encoding LuxR C-terminal-related transcriptional regulator: MRIVIAEDNALLREGLILLLTGSGHEVVADAAAGPEVLPALLEHRPDAAVLDVRLPPTFRDEGLRAALAARAEMPDLPILVLSQYVEETYAAELLARGAEGIGYLLKDRVGRVEQFLQALERVAAGGTALDPEVVTQLLTRKSSAEPLRSLTPREREVLEQMAQGKANATIAAELVVTERAVSKHIGSIFAKLGLEPDDGTVHRRVLAVLAYLEGNGTR; this comes from the coding sequence GTGCGGATCGTGATCGCCGAGGACAACGCTTTGCTGAGGGAGGGGCTCATCCTGCTCCTCACCGGCTCGGGCCACGAGGTGGTGGCCGACGCGGCGGCCGGTCCCGAGGTGCTCCCCGCGCTGCTCGAACACCGCCCGGACGCCGCCGTGCTCGACGTACGGCTCCCGCCCACCTTCCGCGACGAGGGGCTGCGCGCCGCACTCGCCGCCCGCGCGGAGATGCCCGACCTGCCGATCCTGGTCCTCTCGCAGTACGTCGAGGAGACGTACGCCGCTGAGCTGCTCGCCCGGGGCGCCGAGGGCATCGGCTACCTGCTGAAGGACCGGGTGGGCCGGGTCGAGCAGTTCCTCCAGGCGCTTGAGCGGGTGGCGGCCGGCGGCACGGCGCTCGACCCCGAGGTCGTGACCCAGCTGCTGACCCGCAAGTCGTCGGCCGAACCCCTGCGGAGCCTCACTCCGCGCGAGCGGGAAGTCCTGGAGCAGATGGCACAGGGCAAGGCGAACGCCACCATCGCCGCCGAACTGGTGGTGACGGAACGGGCCGTGAGCAAGCACATCGGCTCGATCTTCGCCAAGCTCGGCCTCGAACCGGACGACGGCACCGTCCACCGCCGGGTCCTCGCCGTGCTGGCGTACCTGGAGGGCAACGGGACGCGCTGA
- a CDS encoding VOC family protein: MPHIALVTLVVRDYDEAVSFYTDALGFELVEDTDRGDGSRWVVVRPRDAQGTGLLLARAKDEEQGASVGAQTGGRVGFFLHTEDFAGDHARMLAAGVRFLEEPRHEVYGSVAVFEDLYGNRWDLLQPA, translated from the coding sequence ATGCCGCACATCGCCCTGGTCACCCTGGTCGTCCGCGACTACGACGAAGCCGTCTCCTTCTACACCGACGCCCTCGGCTTCGAGCTGGTGGAGGACACCGACCGCGGCGACGGCTCGCGCTGGGTGGTGGTGCGTCCGCGTGATGCGCAGGGTACGGGGCTGCTGCTGGCCCGCGCCAAGGACGAGGAGCAGGGGGCGAGCGTCGGGGCGCAGACCGGTGGGCGGGTCGGCTTCTTCCTGCATACCGAGGACTTCGCGGGTGACCACGCGCGCATGCTGGCGGCCGGGGTGCGGTTCCTGGAGGAGCCCCGGCACGAGGTCTACGGCTCGGTCGCGGTCTTCGAGGACCTGTACGGCAACCGCTGGGATCTGCTCCAGCCCGCGTAG